A region of Arabidopsis thaliana chromosome 5, partial sequence DNA encodes the following proteins:
- a CDS encoding GroES-like zinc-binding dehydrogenase family protein (GroES-like zinc-binding dehydrogenase family protein; FUNCTIONS IN: oxidoreductase activity, zinc ion binding; INVOLVED IN: oxidation reduction; EXPRESSED IN: 22 plant structures; EXPRESSED DURING: 13 growth stages; CONTAINS InterPro DOMAIN/s: GroES-like (InterPro:IPR011032), Alcohol dehydrogenase GroES-like (InterPro:IPR013154), Alcohol dehydrogenase, zinc-containing, conserved site (InterPro:IPR002328), Alcohol dehydrogenase, C-terminal (InterPro:IPR013149), Alcohol dehydrogenase superfamily, zinc-containing (InterPro:IPR002085); BEST Arabidopsis thaliana protein match is: alcohol dehydrogenase 1 (TAIR:AT1G77120.1); Has 35333 Blast hits to 34131 proteins in 2444 species: Archae - 798; Bacteria - 22429; Metazoa - 974; Fungi - 991; Plants - 531; Viruses - 0; Other Eukaryotes - 9610 (source: NCBI BLink).) encodes MEEVEVSPPQPLEIRIKVVCTSLCRSDLSAWESQSLLPRIFGHEAAGIVESIGEGVTEFEKGDHVLAVFTGECGSCRHCISGKSNMCQVLGMERKGLMHSDQKTRFSIKGKPVYHYCAVSSFSEYTVVHSGCAVKVDPLAPLHKICLLSCGVAAGLGAAWNVADVQKGSSVVIFGLGTVGLSVAQGAKLRGAAQILGVDINPAKAEQAKTFGVTDFINSNDLSEPIPQVIKRMTGGGADFSFECVGDTGIATTALQSCSDGWGMTVTLGVPKAKPEVSAHYGLFLSGKSLKGTLFGGWKPKSDLPSLIDKYMNKEIMIDEFITHNLSFDEINKAFVLMREGKCLRCVLHMPK; translated from the exons ATGGAGGAAGTTGAAGTGAGTCCACCTCAACCACTTGAGATCAGAATTAAAGTTGTATGTACATCTCTCTGTCGTAGTGATCTCTCTGCTTGGGAATCTCAG TCTCTTTTGCCTCGAATATTTGGCCATGAAGCTGCAGG TATAGTGGAGAGCATTGGAGAAGGTGTAACTGAGTTTGAAAAAGGAGATCATGTGCTTGCTGTATTCACTGGAGAATGTGGGTCATGTCGGCATTGCATATCTGGGAAAAGTAACATGTGTCAGGTTCTTGGAATGGAGAGGAAAGGTTTGATGCATAGTGATCAGAAGACACGCTTCTCCATCAAAGGCAAACCTGTTTACCATTACTGCGCGGTTTCAAGTTTCAGCGAGTACACTGTGGTTCACTCTGGCTGTGCTGTCAAAGTCGATCCACTGGCACCTCTGCATAAAATTTGTCTTCTAAGCTGTGGAGTAGCTGCAG GTCTTGGTGCAGCATGGAATGTTGCTGATGTACAAAAAGGTTCAAGTGTTGTGATATTTGGTCTTGGAACTGTCGGTCTTTCT GTTGCTCAAGGTGCCAAACTTAGAGGAGCAGCTCAAATACTTGGGGTTGATATAAATCCCGCTAAGGCTGAACAAG CAAAGACATTTGGTGTCACGGATTTCATCAATTCAAATGACCTCTCTGAACCTATACCCCAG GTGATCAAAAGAATGACAGGAGGAGGTGCAGATTTCTCATTTGAATGTGTTGGTGATACAGGAATAGCTACAACTGCTTTACAATCGTGCTCGGAT GGATGGGGAATGACGGTTACTCTAGGTGTACCGAAAGCTAAGCCTGAAGTTTCAGCTCATTACGGACTTTTCCTTTCTGGGAAATCTTTAAAAGGGACTCTTTTTGGTGGTTGGAAGCCTAAATCTGATCTTCCTTCACTCATTGACAAGTACATGAACAAG GAGATTATGATCGATGAATTTATTACGCATAACCTGTCATTTGATGAAATCAACAAAGCTTTTGTTCTTATGAGAGAAGGAAAATGTTTGCGTTGTGTTCTTCACATGCCAAAGTAA
- the VSP2 gene encoding vegetative storage protein 2 (vegetative storage protein 2 (VSP2); FUNCTIONS IN: acid phosphatase activity; INVOLVED IN: in 8 processes; LOCATED IN: cytosolic ribosome, vacuole; EXPRESSED IN: fruit, flower, leaf; EXPRESSED DURING: seedling growth, 4 leaf senescence stage; CONTAINS InterPro DOMAIN/s: Acid phosphatase (Class B) (InterPro:IPR005519); BEST Arabidopsis thaliana protein match is: vegetative storage protein 1 (TAIR:AT5G24780.2); Has 337 Blast hits to 336 proteins in 24 species: Archae - 0; Bacteria - 0; Metazoa - 0; Fungi - 0; Plants - 337; Viruses - 0; Other Eukaryotes - 0 (source: NCBI BLink).), which yields MKILSLSLLLLLAATVSASVPGLIELVDSKTIFGNVAELLEKEKLSINYANCRSWHLGVETSNIIDFDTVPANCKDYVEDYLITSKQYQYDSKTVCKEAYFYAKGLALKNDTVNVWIFDLDDTLLSSIPYYAKYGYGTEKTDPGAYWLWLGTGASTPGLPEALHLYQNIIELGIEPIILSDRWKLWKNVTLDNLEAAGVTYWKHLILK from the exons atgaaaatccTCTCACTTTCACTTCTCTTGCTCTTGGCCGCTACGGTCTCGGCATCCGTTCCAGGGCTCATCGAACTCGTCGATTCGAAAACCATCTTTGGGAACGTAGCCGAACtcttagagaaagagaaactttCCATCAACTACGCCAACTGCAGAAGCTGGCACCTTGGTGTTGAGACCTCTAACATCATAGACTTCGACACGGTGCCCGCAAATTGCAAAGACTATGTTGAAGACTACTTGATCACTTCCAAACAGTACCAATACGACTCCAAAACCGTGTGCAAAGAGGCTTATTTCTATGCCAAAGGACTTGCCCTAAAGAACGACACCGTCAATGTTTGGATCTTTGACCTAGATGATACCCTCCTCTCTAGTATTCCCTACTACGCAAAATATGGATACGG AACAGAGAAGACCGACCCGGGGGCGTACTGGTTGTGGTTAGGGACCGGAGCATCAACCCCTGGACTCCCGGAGGCCTTGCATCTTTACCAAAACATCATAGAGCTCGGGATTGAACCCATCATACTCAGTGACCGTTGGAAGTTGTGGAAGAATGTCACTCTCGACAATCTCGAAGCTGCTGGCGTGACCTACTGGAAGCATCTCATATTGAAGTAA
- a CDS encoding UDP-Glycosyltransferase superfamily protein (UDP-Glycosyltransferase superfamily protein; FUNCTIONS IN: transferase activity, transferring hexosyl groups; INVOLVED IN: metabolic process; LOCATED IN: cellular_component unknown; EXPRESSED IN: 9 plant structures; EXPRESSED DURING: 6 growth stages; CONTAINS InterPro DOMAIN/s: UDP-glucuronosyl/UDP-glucosyltransferase (InterPro:IPR002213); BEST Arabidopsis thaliana protein match is: UDP-Glycosyltransferase superfamily protein (TAIR:AT3G07020.2); Has 35333 Blast hits to 34131 proteins in 2444 species: Archae - 798; Bacteria - 22429; Metazoa - 974; Fungi - 991; Plants - 531; Viruses - 0; Other Eukaryotes - 9610 (source: NCBI BLink).), giving the protein MEEEPERRKAIALFMAFGTKGDVYPLAAIAAVFARVQQHYTVVLMSHLAHENLSSHLSKAKVSYFPINSPPALSNEPQGTQNVTDSLRKMFLEEKERIKREHRQECHSAFRTIFGKDPCMEGDFVVINFFALEGWSLAEVFQIRCVVAAPYVVPYSPPSGFERQFRKELPDLYKYLKEAPIGKVSWSDVTHWMWPLFTEEWGSWRYEELNLSCYPFADPVTDLPIWHIRPPSPLVLYGFSKEIVECPDYWPLSVRVCGFWFLPNEWQFSCNECGDNPFAGRLGTDDSHTCSNHTELYTFISSCEPALPIFVGLSSVGSMGFVRDPIAFLRVLQSVIQITGYRFIIFTASYGPLDAAIRTIANGSDSSEKQPLHAGISIFNGKLFCFSGMVPYNWMFRTCAAAIHHGGSGSVAAALQAGIPQIICPFMLDQFYWAEKMSWLGVAPQPLKRNHLLLEDSNDEKNITEAAQVVAKAIYDALSAKTRARAMEIAEILSLEDGVTEAVRVLREEVCVVSGSNRIF; this is encoded by the exons ATGGAGGAGGAACCGGAGAGAAGGAAAGCTATCGCTCTCTTCATGGCTTTCGGTACCAAAGGCGATGTCTACCCTCTCGCT GCCATTGCCGCAGTTTTCGCTCGTGTTCAACAACACTACACTGTGGTTTTGATGTCACATTTGGCTCATGAG AACCTAAGCTCCCATTTGAGTAAAGCAAAAGTTTCATATTTTCCTATCAATTCTCCTCCTGCTCTGTCTAATGAACCTCAGGGTACTCAAAACGTCACAG ACTCGCTGaggaaaatgtttttggaggaaaaagaaaggataAAAAGGGAACACAGACAAGAGTGTCATTCTGCATTCAGAACCATTTTCGGAAAGGATCCTTGTATGGAGGGTGATTTCGTTGTCATAAATTTCTTTGCATTG GAAGGATGGAGCCTAGCAGAAGTTTTCCAGATCCGTTGTGTGGTGGCTGCTCCTTATGTTGTTCCGTATAG TCCACCATCAGGCTTTGAAAGACAGTTTAGAAAGGAGCTACCAGATTTATACAAGTACTTGAAAGAAGCCCCCATAGGCAAG GTTAGCTGGAGTGATGTAACTCATTGGATGTGGCCTCTTTTTACTGAAGAGTGGGGATCATGGCGATATGAGGAACTCAACCTTAGTTGTTACCCTTTTGCA GATCCAGTAACAGACCTTCCAATTTGGCATATCCGGCCGCCATCTCCCTTGGTCTT GTATGGTTTCAGCAAAGAAATCGTTGAATGCCCTG ATTACTGGCCATTGAGCGTTCGAGTCTGCGGCTTTTGGTTTCTGCCCAATGAATGGCAGTTTTCATGCAACGAGTGTGGAGACAATCCTTTTGCAGGGCGCCTGGGTACAGACGATTCACATACATGCTCAAACCACACTGAgttatatacatttatatcgTCTTGTGAGCCAGCTCTGCCTATCTTTGTAGGGTTGAGTTCTGTTGGAAG CATGGGCTTTGTAAGGGATCCCATAGCCTTTCTTCGAGTTCTCCAATCTGTTATTCAGATTACAGGTTACagatttatcattttcacAGCTAGTTATGGACCTTTAGATGCAGCAATTAGGACCATTGCTAATGGATCAGATTCAAGTGAGAAACAACCGTTACATGCGGGAATCTCTATTTTCAACGGCAAGCTTTTCTGCTTCTCTGG TATGGTGCCATACAACTGGATGTTCCGAACATGCGCTGCAGCGATTCATCACGGTGGCAG CGGTTCTGTTGCTGCAGCATTACAGGCTGGAATCCCGCAG ATCATATGCCCATTTATGCTGGATCAGTTCTATTGGGCAGAAAAGATGTCTTGGCTTGGAGTTGCTCCTCAACCATTGAAAAGAAACCACCTGCTTCTAGAGGACTCAAATGATGAGAAGAACATCACGGAAGCTGCACAAGTGGTAGCGAAAGCCATATACGATGCACTGTCTGCAAAGACTAGGGCTCGTGCCATGGAAATTGCTGAAATATTATCTCTTGAG GATGGAGTCACAGAAGCTGTGAGAGTGCTTAGAGAAGAGGTGTGTGTAGTTTCAGGCAGCAACCGAATATTTTGA
- a CDS encoding GroES-like zinc-binding dehydrogenase family protein, protein MCQVLGMERKGLMHSDQKTRFSIKGKPVYHYCAVSSFSEYTVVHSGCAVKVDPLAPLHKICLLSCGVAAGLGAAWNVADVQKGSSVVIFGLGTVGLSVAQGAKLRGAAQILGVDINPAKAEQAKTFGVTDFINSNDLSEPIPQVIKRMTGGGADFSFECVGDTGIATTALQSCSDGWGMTVTLGVPKAKPEVSAHYGLFLSGKSLKGTLFGGWKPKSDLPSLIDKYMNKEIMIDEFITHNLSFDEINKAFVLMREGKCLRCVLHMPK, encoded by the exons ATGTGTCAGGTTCTTGGAATGGAGAGGAAAGGTTTGATGCATAGTGATCAGAAGACACGCTTCTCCATCAAAGGCAAACCTGTTTACCATTACTGCGCGGTTTCAAGTTTCAGCGAGTACACTGTGGTTCACTCTGGCTGTGCTGTCAAAGTCGATCCACTGGCACCTCTGCATAAAATTTGTCTTCTAAGCTGTGGAGTAGCTGCAG GTCTTGGTGCAGCATGGAATGTTGCTGATGTACAAAAAGGTTCAAGTGTTGTGATATTTGGTCTTGGAACTGTCGGTCTTTCT GTTGCTCAAGGTGCCAAACTTAGAGGAGCAGCTCAAATACTTGGGGTTGATATAAATCCCGCTAAGGCTGAACAAG CAAAGACATTTGGTGTCACGGATTTCATCAATTCAAATGACCTCTCTGAACCTATACCCCAG GTGATCAAAAGAATGACAGGAGGAGGTGCAGATTTCTCATTTGAATGTGTTGGTGATACAGGAATAGCTACAACTGCTTTACAATCGTGCTCGGAT GGATGGGGAATGACGGTTACTCTAGGTGTACCGAAAGCTAAGCCTGAAGTTTCAGCTCATTACGGACTTTTCCTTTCTGGGAAATCTTTAAAAGGGACTCTTTTTGGTGGTTGGAAGCCTAAATCTGATCTTCCTTCACTCATTGACAAGTACATGAACAAG GAGATTATGATCGATGAATTTATTACGCATAACCTGTCATTTGATGAAATCAACAAAGCTTTTGTTCTTATGAGAGAAGGAAAATGTTTGCGTTGTGTTCTTCACATGCCAAAGTAA
- the VSP2 gene encoding vegetative storage protein 2 (vegetative storage protein 2 (VSP2); FUNCTIONS IN: acid phosphatase activity; INVOLVED IN: in 8 processes; LOCATED IN: cytosolic ribosome, vacuole; EXPRESSED IN: fruit, flower, leaf; EXPRESSED DURING: seedling growth, 4 leaf senescence stage; CONTAINS InterPro DOMAIN/s: Acid phosphatase (Class B) (InterPro:IPR005519), Vegetative storage protein/acid phosphatase (InterPro:IPR014403), Acid phosphatase, plant (InterPro:IPR010028); BEST Arabidopsis thaliana protein match is: vegetative storage protein 1 (TAIR:AT5G24780.1); Has 30201 Blast hits to 17322 proteins in 780 species: Archae - 12; Bacteria - 1396; Metazoa - 17338; Fungi - 3422; Plants - 5037; Viruses - 0; Other Eukaryotes - 2996 (source: NCBI BLink).) yields MKILSLSLLLLLAATVSASVPGLIELVDSKTIFGNVAELLEKEKLSINYANCRSWHLGVETSNIIDFDTVPANCKDYVEDYLITSKQYQYDSKTVCKEAYFYAKGLALKNDTVNVWIFDLDDTLLSSIPYYAKYGYGTEKTDPGAYWLWLGTGASTPGLPEALHLYQNIIELGIEPIILSDRWKLWKNVTLDNLEAAGVTYWKHLILKPNGSNLRQVVYKSKVRKSLVKKGYNIVGNIGDQWADLVEDTPGRVFKLPNPLYYVPS; encoded by the exons atgaaaatccTCTCACTTTCACTTCTCTTGCTCTTGGCCGCTACGGTCTCGGCATCCGTTCCAGGGCTCATCGAACTCGTCGATTCGAAAACCATCTTTGGGAACGTAGCCGAACtcttagagaaagagaaactttCCATCAACTACGCCAACTGCAGAAGCTGGCACCTTGGTGTTGAGACCTCTAACATCATAGACTTCGACACGGTGCCCGCAAATTGCAAAGACTATGTTGAAGACTACTTGATCACTTCCAAACAGTACCAATACGACTCCAAAACCGTGTGCAAAGAGGCTTATTTCTATGCCAAAGGACTTGCCCTAAAGAACGACACCGTCAATGTTTGGATCTTTGACCTAGATGATACCCTCCTCTCTAGTATTCCCTACTACGCAAAATATGGATACGG AACAGAGAAGACCGACCCGGGGGCGTACTGGTTGTGGTTAGGGACCGGAGCATCAACCCCTGGACTCCCGGAGGCCTTGCATCTTTACCAAAACATCATAGAGCTCGGGATTGAACCCATCATACTCAGTGACCGTTGGAAGTTGTGGAAGAATGTCACTCTCGACAATCTCGAAGCTGCTGGCGTGACCTACTGGAAGCATCTCATATTGAA GCCTAATGGTTCGAACTTGAGGCAAGTGGTGTACAAGTCAAAGGTGAGGAAGAGTCTCGTGAAGAAAGGATACAACATCGTTGGCAATATCGGAGATCAATGGGCTGATTTGGTTGAGGATACCCCTGGGAGGGTTTTTAAGCTCCCAAATCCACTCTACTACGTACCTTCTTAA
- a CDS encoding GroES-like zinc-binding dehydrogenase family protein (GroES-like zinc-binding dehydrogenase family protein; FUNCTIONS IN: oxidoreductase activity, zinc ion binding; INVOLVED IN: oxidation reduction; LOCATED IN: chloroplast; EXPRESSED IN: 22 plant structures; EXPRESSED DURING: 13 growth stages; CONTAINS InterPro DOMAIN/s: GroES-like (InterPro:IPR011032), Polyketide synthase, enoylreductase (InterPro:IPR020843), Alcohol dehydrogenase GroES-like (InterPro:IPR013154), Alcohol dehydrogenase, zinc-containing, conserved site (InterPro:IPR002328), Alcohol dehydrogenase, C-terminal (InterPro:IPR013149), Alcohol dehydrogenase superfamily, zinc-containing (InterPro:IPR002085); BEST Arabidopsis thaliana protein match is: alcohol dehydrogenase 1 (TAIR:AT1G77120.1); Has 30201 Blast hits to 17322 proteins in 780 species: Archae - 12; Bacteria - 1396; Metazoa - 17338; Fungi - 3422; Plants - 5037; Viruses - 0; Other Eukaryotes - 2996 (source: NCBI BLink).) gives MSASSSSFEQPQVITCNAAVAWRAGEPLVMEEVEVSPPQPLEIRIKVVCTSLCRSDLSAWESQSLLPRIFGHEAAGIVESIGEGVTEFEKGDHVLAVFTGECGSCRHCISGKSNMCQVLGMERKGLMHSDQKTRFSIKGKPVYHYCAVSSFSEYTVVHSGCAVKVDPLAPLHKICLLSCGVAAGLGAAWNVADVQKGSSVVIFGLGTVGLSVAQGAKLRGAAQILGVDINPAKAEQAKTFGVTDFINSNDLSEPIPQVIKRMTGGGADFSFECVGDTGIATTALQSCSDGWGMTVTLGVPKAKPEVSAHYGLFLSGKSLKGTLFGGWKPKSDLPSLIDKYMNKEIMIDEFITHNLSFDEINKAFVLMREGKCLRCVLHMPK, from the exons ATGtcggcttcttcttcctcctttgaACAACCTCAAGTCATAACCTGCAACG CGGCGGTGGCATGGCGTGCTGGTGAGCCATTGGTTATGGAGGAAGTTGAAGTGAGTCCACCTCAACCACTTGAGATCAGAATTAAAGTTGTATGTACATCTCTCTGTCGTAGTGATCTCTCTGCTTGGGAATCTCAG TCTCTTTTGCCTCGAATATTTGGCCATGAAGCTGCAGG TATAGTGGAGAGCATTGGAGAAGGTGTAACTGAGTTTGAAAAAGGAGATCATGTGCTTGCTGTATTCACTGGAGAATGTGGGTCATGTCGGCATTGCATATCTGGGAAAAGTAACATGTGTCAGGTTCTTGGAATGGAGAGGAAAGGTTTGATGCATAGTGATCAGAAGACACGCTTCTCCATCAAAGGCAAACCTGTTTACCATTACTGCGCGGTTTCAAGTTTCAGCGAGTACACTGTGGTTCACTCTGGCTGTGCTGTCAAAGTCGATCCACTGGCACCTCTGCATAAAATTTGTCTTCTAAGCTGTGGAGTAGCTGCAG GTCTTGGTGCAGCATGGAATGTTGCTGATGTACAAAAAGGTTCAAGTGTTGTGATATTTGGTCTTGGAACTGTCGGTCTTTCT GTTGCTCAAGGTGCCAAACTTAGAGGAGCAGCTCAAATACTTGGGGTTGATATAAATCCCGCTAAGGCTGAACAAG CAAAGACATTTGGTGTCACGGATTTCATCAATTCAAATGACCTCTCTGAACCTATACCCCAG GTGATCAAAAGAATGACAGGAGGAGGTGCAGATTTCTCATTTGAATGTGTTGGTGATACAGGAATAGCTACAACTGCTTTACAATCGTGCTCGGAT GGATGGGGAATGACGGTTACTCTAGGTGTACCGAAAGCTAAGCCTGAAGTTTCAGCTCATTACGGACTTTTCCTTTCTGGGAAATCTTTAAAAGGGACTCTTTTTGGTGGTTGGAAGCCTAAATCTGATCTTCCTTCACTCATTGACAAGTACATGAACAAG GAGATTATGATCGATGAATTTATTACGCATAACCTGTCATTTGATGAAATCAACAAAGCTTTTGTTCTTATGAGAGAAGGAAAATGTTTGCGTTGTGTTCTTCACATGCCAAAGTAA